One window from the genome of Cryptosporangium phraense encodes:
- a CDS encoding aldo/keto reductase, protein MGKLGNSGIDVFPLALGGNTFGWTSDEATSRDVLDAYVAAGGNFIDTADSYTAWIPGNSGGESETVLGSWLADRGNRAEIVLGTKVSAHPEFKGLAPATVAAAADASLTRLKTDYIDVYYAHFDDPETPLADTVAAFDALVKAGKVRTVGISNYSADRIREWVGIARREGFDAPVALQPNYNLVARAAYERDLAPVAAAEGLAVVPYFALASGFLTGKYRTKDDLEAGAIRGRLATRYFSDEGLAVVDELDKIASARGVEIATVALAWLRGRPDVAAPIASARTPEQLPALIASATLDLDAEERATLDEVSARIPE, encoded by the coding sequence ATGGGAAAACTCGGCAACAGCGGCATCGACGTGTTCCCGCTCGCCCTGGGCGGCAACACCTTCGGCTGGACCAGCGACGAGGCGACCTCCCGCGACGTGCTCGACGCCTACGTCGCGGCCGGTGGGAACTTCATCGACACCGCCGACAGCTACACCGCCTGGATCCCCGGCAACTCCGGCGGGGAGTCCGAGACCGTGCTCGGGTCCTGGCTGGCCGACCGCGGGAACCGCGCCGAGATCGTGCTCGGCACGAAGGTCTCGGCCCACCCGGAGTTCAAGGGCCTCGCCCCGGCGACCGTCGCGGCCGCGGCCGACGCCTCCCTGACCCGCCTGAAGACCGACTACATCGACGTCTACTACGCCCATTTCGACGATCCGGAGACGCCGCTGGCCGACACCGTCGCGGCCTTCGACGCGCTGGTGAAGGCGGGCAAGGTCCGGACCGTCGGTATCTCGAACTACAGCGCCGACCGGATCCGGGAGTGGGTCGGCATCGCCCGGCGCGAGGGTTTCGACGCGCCGGTGGCGCTGCAGCCGAACTACAACCTGGTGGCCCGGGCCGCCTACGAGCGGGACCTGGCGCCGGTCGCGGCCGCCGAGGGCCTCGCCGTCGTGCCGTACTTCGCGCTGGCCAGCGGGTTCCTGACCGGCAAGTACCGGACGAAGGACGACCTGGAGGCGGGTGCGATCCGCGGCCGGCTCGCGACCCGGTACTTCTCCGACGAGGGACTCGCGGTCGTCGACGAGCTCGACAAGATCGCGTCCGCGCGTGGGGTCGAGATCGCGACGGTGGCGCTGGCCTGGTTGCGGGGACGTCCGGACGTGGCCGCGCCGATCGCCAGCGCCCGGACGCCGGAGCAGCTGCCTGCTCTGATCGCGTCCGCGACCCTCGACCTCGACGCCGAGGAGCGGGCCACGCTGGACGAGGTCTCGGCCCGCATTCCGGAGTAA
- a CDS encoding TIGR03617 family F420-dependent LLM class oxidoreductase: MKLDVMLSDSVMQAAERARALEAAGVDGVFTFENSHDAFFPLVAAAPVCTLDLMTNVAIAFPRSPMHLAHAAYDLHLLSGGRFRLGLGSQVRAHVEKRYGARWGNPVEHLREWVLATKAILDHWQHGTPLNFRGEYTTHTLTTPTFDPGPNPHGVPKVLVGALGPRMTRMAAEAADGILVMPFNSARHMRERTWPAIRSGLGERDRTAFEVTAEVIVGVGRTPEELAAARNVRSLLAFYGSTPSYRPVLDVEGWGDLQPELNARSKRGEWATMPALITDEMVDTLAVCGTPDEVAAEIVRRFGDCDRICAYFPGYPAPDDLIADFAAALKNCREQPSPI; this comes from the coding sequence GTGAAGCTCGACGTCATGCTCTCGGACTCGGTCATGCAGGCGGCCGAGCGGGCCCGGGCGCTCGAAGCGGCCGGCGTCGACGGCGTCTTCACGTTCGAGAACTCCCACGACGCGTTCTTCCCCCTGGTAGCAGCCGCCCCGGTCTGCACGCTCGACCTGATGACCAACGTCGCGATCGCGTTCCCGCGCAGTCCGATGCACCTCGCCCACGCGGCCTACGACCTGCACCTGCTCTCCGGCGGCCGGTTCCGGCTGGGGCTGGGCTCGCAGGTACGCGCGCACGTCGAGAAGCGGTACGGCGCCCGCTGGGGCAATCCGGTCGAGCACCTGCGCGAGTGGGTCCTCGCGACCAAGGCGATCCTCGACCACTGGCAGCACGGCACCCCGCTGAACTTCCGCGGCGAGTACACGACCCACACGCTCACCACGCCGACGTTCGACCCCGGCCCGAACCCCCACGGCGTCCCCAAAGTACTGGTGGGAGCCCTCGGGCCGCGGATGACGCGGATGGCCGCGGAGGCGGCCGACGGGATCCTCGTGATGCCGTTCAACTCGGCCCGGCACATGCGCGAGCGGACCTGGCCGGCGATCCGCTCCGGCCTCGGCGAGCGCGACCGGACCGCGTTCGAGGTGACCGCGGAGGTCATCGTCGGCGTCGGGCGTACGCCGGAGGAGCTGGCCGCGGCCCGTAACGTGCGGTCGCTGCTCGCGTTCTACGGATCCACCCCGTCCTACCGCCCGGTGCTCGACGTCGAGGGTTGGGGCGACCTGCAGCCGGAGCTCAACGCGCGCTCGAAGCGGGGCGAGTGGGCGACGATGCCCGCGCTGATCACCGACGAGATGGTGGACACGCTCGCGGTCTGCGGCACGCCCGACGAGGTCGCGGCCGAGATCGTCCGCCGCTTCGGCGACTGCGACCGGATCTGCGCGTACTTCCCCGGCTACCCCGCGCCGGACGACCTGATCGCCGACTTCGCCGCCGCGCTGAAGAATTGCCGCGAGCAACCATCTCCGATCTAG
- the lexA gene encoding transcriptional repressor LexA produces MATELSPRQRQILTVVRRSTRQRGYPPSIREICAEVGLTSTSSVARQLAILEDRGLLSRGNRAARALDARQPNDRHDARPTDRHEDRPTDRSAHRSTDRPAGRPAQHPTSSAHAGPDNETARDTGNDASTTVPLLGAIAAGAPIPASEDFEENFTLPTSLVGHGELFALRIRGDSMIDAAICDGDIVVVRRQATAESGEIVAAMLDGEATVKVLDLTPEHVRLLPRNEHYEPIPADDAEILGRVVSVLRRLS; encoded by the coding sequence ATGGCGACCGAGTTGAGCCCGCGGCAGCGGCAGATCCTCACCGTGGTCCGGCGATCGACCCGGCAGCGCGGCTATCCGCCGTCGATCCGGGAGATCTGCGCCGAGGTCGGCCTGACCTCGACGTCGTCCGTCGCCCGGCAGCTCGCGATCCTGGAGGATCGCGGCCTCCTCTCCCGCGGCAACCGCGCAGCGCGCGCCCTCGACGCCCGCCAGCCCAACGACCGGCACGACGCCCGACCCACCGACCGGCACGAGGACCGGCCCACCGACCGGTCCGCCCATCGGTCCACCGACCGGCCTGCCGGCCGGCCCGCCCAGCACCCGACCAGCTCCGCCCACGCCGGCCCCGACAACGAAACCGCCCGCGACACCGGCAATGACGCCAGCACCACGGTCCCCCTCCTGGGCGCCATCGCCGCGGGCGCCCCCATCCCCGCCTCCGAGGACTTCGAAGAGAACTTCACGTTGCCGACGAGCCTGGTCGGGCACGGCGAACTGTTCGCCCTCCGAATCCGCGGCGACTCGATGATCGACGCGGCGATCTGCGACGGGGACATCGTCGTCGTACGGCGCCAGGCGACGGCCGAGAGCGGCGAGATCGTCGCCGCGATGCTCGACGGCGAGGCGACCGTGAAGGTGCTCGACCTCACCCCCGAGCACGTCCGGTTACTCCCACGCAACGAGCACTACGAACCGATTCCGGCCGACGACGCCGAGATCCTCGGCCGCGTCGTGAGCGTCCTCCGGCGGCTCTCTTGA